In a genomic window of Gossypium arboreum isolate Shixiya-1 chromosome 9, ASM2569848v2, whole genome shotgun sequence:
- the LOC108456850 gene encoding KH domain-containing protein HEN4-like isoform X3, which produces MAGQRNSYGKRAHSHSGYSENGSNKRRNAGDDREQFVIDSDDTVYRYLCPARKIGSIIGRGGEIVKQLRAETKSKIRIGETIPGSDERVVTIYSSRDERNALEDGDAFVSPAQDALFRVHEKVVADDLHSDDESEGHQSTARLLVSSDQIGCVIGKGGQIVQNIRSETGAQIRILKDDLPSCALSTDELVQISGEAAVVKKALHQIASRLHENPSRSQHLLASAVSNAYPAAGAMLGPAAGAQIVGITSLVGPYGRYKGDTGEWPRSMYSAPRDEMSSKEFSLRLVCPTANIGGVIGKGGAIINQIRQESGAAIKVDSSTTDGDDCLITISAKEFFEDTYSPAIEAAARLQPRCSEKVERDSGIVSFTTRLLVPTSRIGCLIGKGGAIVTEMRRITKANIRILSKENLPKIASEDDEMVQIAGDLDVAKDALVQITTRLRANLFDREGAVNALVPVLPYLHVPTEGTDSLSYESREGKRHGRVHSFSGGYGSSDLAASDGYGSYGGLQIGSTTGAYGAYSSGRGGPSGYRD; this is translated from the exons ATGGCGGGTCAGAGGAATAGCTATGGGAAGCGGGCTCATTCTCACTCTGGCTATTCTGAGAATGGATCAAATAAGAGGAGAAATGCAGGTGATGACAGGGAACAATTTGTTATTGATTCAGACGATACCGTATATAGGTATTTGTGCCCTGCAAGAAAGATAGGAAGCATTATTGGAAGGGGAGGGGAGATTGTTAAGCAATTAAGAGCAGAAACTAAATCAAAAATTAGAATTGGTGAAACAATTCCTGGTTCTGATGAGCGCGTGGTTACTATCTATAGCTCTAGAGATGAGAGAAATGCCCTTGAAGATGGGGATGCTTTTGTTTCTCCTGCTCAAGATGCTTTATTCAGGGTGCATGAAAAAGTTGTTGCAGACGATTTGCACAGTGATGATGAATCTGAAGGCCACCAAAGTACTGCTCGGCTTCTTGTATCTTCTGATCAGATTGGATGTGTTATAGGAAAGGGTGGACAGATCGTTCAGAACATACGTAGTGAAACTGGTGCTCAGATTCGCATTCTTAAGGACGATTTACCTTCTTGTGCCTTGTCCACAGATGAACTTGTACAG ATATCTGGGGAAGCTGCAGTTGTGAAGAAGGCTCTGCATCAAATTGCATCTCGCCTTCATGAGAACCCTTCACGATCTCAGCACTTGCTTGCTTCTGCTGTGTCAAATGCATATCCTGCTGCTGGTGCAATGCTTGGTCCAGCTGCTGGTGCCCAGATCGTAGGGATAACTTCATTGGTTGGACCTTATGGACGATACAAAGGTGACACTGGAGAATGGCCACGCTCTATGTACTCGGCTCCAAGGGATGAGATGTCATCAAAAGAATTTTCTCTTCGTTTGGTTTGTCCAACTGCTAATATTGGAGGAGTGATTGGCAAAGGTGGTGCTATAATCAACCAGATCAGGCAGGAATCAGGTGCAGCCATCAAAGTAGATAGCTCAACTACAGATGGAGATGATTGCTTAATAACTATATCAGCTAAGGAG TTCTTTGAGGATACATATTCACCTGCTATCGAAGCTGCTGCACGTTTGCAACCTAGATGCAGTGAGAAGGTTGAAAGAGACTCTGGAATTGTATCATTCACAACCCGCTTACTTGTGCCAACCTCACGTATTGGTTGCCTTATTGGTAAAGGAGGAGCTATTGTAACAGAGATGAGAAGGATCACAAAAGCTAATATCCGTATCCTGTCAAAGGAGAATCTTCCAAAAATTGCATCTGAAGATGATGAGATGGTTCAG attgctggagaccttgatgtTGCAAAGGATGCCCTTGTACAAATAACAACACGGTTAAGAGCAAATCTTTTTGATAGGGAAGGCGCTGTTAATGCGTTGGTGCCAGTTTTACCGTATCTTCATGTGCCAACTGAAGGAACAGACAGTTTGAGTTATGAAAGTAGAGAGGGAAAGAGGCATGGACGTGTGCACTCCTTTTCTGGTGGTTATGGCTCTAGTGATTTAGCTGCTAGTGATGGCTATGGAAGTTATGGTGGTCTCCAG ATTGGTAGTACTACTGGTGCTTATGGAGCTTATTCTTCAGGACGTGGTGGTCCTTCTGG GTATAGGGATTAG
- the LOC108456850 gene encoding KH domain-containing protein HEN4-like isoform X1, translating into MAGQRNSYGKRAHSHSGYSENGSNKRRNAGDDREQFVIDSDDTVYRYLCPARKIGSIIGRGGEIVKQLRAETKSKIRIGETIPGSDERVVTIYSSRDERNALEDGDAFVSPAQDALFRVHEKVVADDLHSDDESEGHQSTARLLVSSDQIGCVIGKGGQIVQNIRSETGAQIRILKDDLPSCALSTDELVQISGEAAVVKKALHQIASRLHENPSRSQHLLASAVSNAYPAAGAMLGPAAGAQIVGITSLVGPYGRYKGDTGEWPRSMYSAPRDEMSSKEFSLRLVCPTANIGGVIGKGGAIINQIRQESGAAIKVDSSTTDGDDCLITISAKEFFEDTYSPAIEAAARLQPRCSEKVERDSGIVSFTTRLLVPTSRIGCLIGKGGAIVTEMRRITKANIRILSKENLPKIASEDDEMVQIAGDLDVAKDALVQITTRLRANLFDREGAVNALVPVLPYLHVPTEGTDSLSYESREGKRHGRVHSFSGGYGSSDLAASDGYGSYGGLQIGSTTGAYGAYSSGRGGPSGLSSHTSVSRR; encoded by the exons ATGGCGGGTCAGAGGAATAGCTATGGGAAGCGGGCTCATTCTCACTCTGGCTATTCTGAGAATGGATCAAATAAGAGGAGAAATGCAGGTGATGACAGGGAACAATTTGTTATTGATTCAGACGATACCGTATATAGGTATTTGTGCCCTGCAAGAAAGATAGGAAGCATTATTGGAAGGGGAGGGGAGATTGTTAAGCAATTAAGAGCAGAAACTAAATCAAAAATTAGAATTGGTGAAACAATTCCTGGTTCTGATGAGCGCGTGGTTACTATCTATAGCTCTAGAGATGAGAGAAATGCCCTTGAAGATGGGGATGCTTTTGTTTCTCCTGCTCAAGATGCTTTATTCAGGGTGCATGAAAAAGTTGTTGCAGACGATTTGCACAGTGATGATGAATCTGAAGGCCACCAAAGTACTGCTCGGCTTCTTGTATCTTCTGATCAGATTGGATGTGTTATAGGAAAGGGTGGACAGATCGTTCAGAACATACGTAGTGAAACTGGTGCTCAGATTCGCATTCTTAAGGACGATTTACCTTCTTGTGCCTTGTCCACAGATGAACTTGTACAG ATATCTGGGGAAGCTGCAGTTGTGAAGAAGGCTCTGCATCAAATTGCATCTCGCCTTCATGAGAACCCTTCACGATCTCAGCACTTGCTTGCTTCTGCTGTGTCAAATGCATATCCTGCTGCTGGTGCAATGCTTGGTCCAGCTGCTGGTGCCCAGATCGTAGGGATAACTTCATTGGTTGGACCTTATGGACGATACAAAGGTGACACTGGAGAATGGCCACGCTCTATGTACTCGGCTCCAAGGGATGAGATGTCATCAAAAGAATTTTCTCTTCGTTTGGTTTGTCCAACTGCTAATATTGGAGGAGTGATTGGCAAAGGTGGTGCTATAATCAACCAGATCAGGCAGGAATCAGGTGCAGCCATCAAAGTAGATAGCTCAACTACAGATGGAGATGATTGCTTAATAACTATATCAGCTAAGGAG TTCTTTGAGGATACATATTCACCTGCTATCGAAGCTGCTGCACGTTTGCAACCTAGATGCAGTGAGAAGGTTGAAAGAGACTCTGGAATTGTATCATTCACAACCCGCTTACTTGTGCCAACCTCACGTATTGGTTGCCTTATTGGTAAAGGAGGAGCTATTGTAACAGAGATGAGAAGGATCACAAAAGCTAATATCCGTATCCTGTCAAAGGAGAATCTTCCAAAAATTGCATCTGAAGATGATGAGATGGTTCAG attgctggagaccttgatgtTGCAAAGGATGCCCTTGTACAAATAACAACACGGTTAAGAGCAAATCTTTTTGATAGGGAAGGCGCTGTTAATGCGTTGGTGCCAGTTTTACCGTATCTTCATGTGCCAACTGAAGGAACAGACAGTTTGAGTTATGAAAGTAGAGAGGGAAAGAGGCATGGACGTGTGCACTCCTTTTCTGGTGGTTATGGCTCTAGTGATTTAGCTGCTAGTGATGGCTATGGAAGTTATGGTGGTCTCCAG ATTGGTAGTACTACTGGTGCTTATGGAGCTTATTCTTCAGGACGTGGTGGTCCTTCTGG GTTATCAAGCCATACCTCTGTTTCCCGGCGCTAA
- the LOC108456850 gene encoding KH domain-containing protein HEN4-like isoform X2, translated as MAGQRNSYGKRAHSHSGYSENGSNKRRNAGDDREQFVIDSDDTVYRYLCPARKIGSIIGRGGEIVKQLRAETKSKIRIGETIPGSDERVVTIYSSRDERNALEDGDAFVSPAQDALFRVHEKVVADDLHSDDESEGHQSTARLLVSSDQIGCVIGKGGQIVQNIRSETGAQIRILKDDLPSCALSTDELVQISGEAAVVKKALHQIASRLHENPSRSQHLLASAVSNAYPAAGAMLGPAAGAQIVGITSLVGPYGRYKGDTGEWPRSMYSAPRDEMSSKEFSLRLVCPTANIGGVIGKGGAIINQIRQESGAAIKVDSSTTDGDDCLITISAKEFFEDTYSPAIEAAARLQPRCSEKVERDSGIVSFTTRLLVPTSRIGCLIGKGGAIVTEMRRITKANIRILSKENLPKIASEDDEMVQIAGDLDVAKDALVQITTRLRANLFDREGAVNALVPVLPYLHVPTEGTDSLSYESREGKRHGRVHSFSGGYGSSDLAASDGYGSYGGLQIGSTTGAYGAYSSGRGGPSGKSAWG; from the exons ATGGCGGGTCAGAGGAATAGCTATGGGAAGCGGGCTCATTCTCACTCTGGCTATTCTGAGAATGGATCAAATAAGAGGAGAAATGCAGGTGATGACAGGGAACAATTTGTTATTGATTCAGACGATACCGTATATAGGTATTTGTGCCCTGCAAGAAAGATAGGAAGCATTATTGGAAGGGGAGGGGAGATTGTTAAGCAATTAAGAGCAGAAACTAAATCAAAAATTAGAATTGGTGAAACAATTCCTGGTTCTGATGAGCGCGTGGTTACTATCTATAGCTCTAGAGATGAGAGAAATGCCCTTGAAGATGGGGATGCTTTTGTTTCTCCTGCTCAAGATGCTTTATTCAGGGTGCATGAAAAAGTTGTTGCAGACGATTTGCACAGTGATGATGAATCTGAAGGCCACCAAAGTACTGCTCGGCTTCTTGTATCTTCTGATCAGATTGGATGTGTTATAGGAAAGGGTGGACAGATCGTTCAGAACATACGTAGTGAAACTGGTGCTCAGATTCGCATTCTTAAGGACGATTTACCTTCTTGTGCCTTGTCCACAGATGAACTTGTACAG ATATCTGGGGAAGCTGCAGTTGTGAAGAAGGCTCTGCATCAAATTGCATCTCGCCTTCATGAGAACCCTTCACGATCTCAGCACTTGCTTGCTTCTGCTGTGTCAAATGCATATCCTGCTGCTGGTGCAATGCTTGGTCCAGCTGCTGGTGCCCAGATCGTAGGGATAACTTCATTGGTTGGACCTTATGGACGATACAAAGGTGACACTGGAGAATGGCCACGCTCTATGTACTCGGCTCCAAGGGATGAGATGTCATCAAAAGAATTTTCTCTTCGTTTGGTTTGTCCAACTGCTAATATTGGAGGAGTGATTGGCAAAGGTGGTGCTATAATCAACCAGATCAGGCAGGAATCAGGTGCAGCCATCAAAGTAGATAGCTCAACTACAGATGGAGATGATTGCTTAATAACTATATCAGCTAAGGAG TTCTTTGAGGATACATATTCACCTGCTATCGAAGCTGCTGCACGTTTGCAACCTAGATGCAGTGAGAAGGTTGAAAGAGACTCTGGAATTGTATCATTCACAACCCGCTTACTTGTGCCAACCTCACGTATTGGTTGCCTTATTGGTAAAGGAGGAGCTATTGTAACAGAGATGAGAAGGATCACAAAAGCTAATATCCGTATCCTGTCAAAGGAGAATCTTCCAAAAATTGCATCTGAAGATGATGAGATGGTTCAG attgctggagaccttgatgtTGCAAAGGATGCCCTTGTACAAATAACAACACGGTTAAGAGCAAATCTTTTTGATAGGGAAGGCGCTGTTAATGCGTTGGTGCCAGTTTTACCGTATCTTCATGTGCCAACTGAAGGAACAGACAGTTTGAGTTATGAAAGTAGAGAGGGAAAGAGGCATGGACGTGTGCACTCCTTTTCTGGTGGTTATGGCTCTAGTGATTTAGCTGCTAGTGATGGCTATGGAAGTTATGGTGGTCTCCAG ATTGGTAGTACTACTGGTGCTTATGGAGCTTATTCTTCAGGACGTGGTGGTCCTTCTGG GAAAAGTGCTTGGGGCTGA